The window AACCGGAGATCCCTGCCGATACCCTGGCCGCGATGCAGGCACTTTTGCGTAAACGCGGCATTAGCGAGGATGTGATTGCACGCTGCACCGTATAAGCACGACATCTGTACCGGATGTCAGCATGCATAGACCCATCCCTTTTCGCAGCCCATATCCAACACGATTTTTCGTGTTATGCTCGAAATGCTCTGAGACGGGAAAGCCGGGACCTTTTGGTCCCGGCTTTCCTGTTTTTTTGCAAGGCATTCCTCGAAGCGCAAAAAGAATAACCTTCTTGCTGCAAGGCAAAGAAGGTTATTCTTTTTCTTTGGAGAGAAAATGCTTTGTGTTCCCTTTGCTTTCCTGTTTTTTTAGGTTCATTTCTCCCCCAATTTCTTTGCGGATGAAAGAAAAATAAAAAATTTGGTTATCCGTGATTTTCGCAATCTTGCGAATGAATTTTCCAATCGTCTGCGGTATACTCAGTGTGCCGTTCGGGAAAGGAACTCTGGGATACACTCTGTCTGCGAAACTGGCGGGGCGATACCCCGACGACCTTGGTAAACCGTTGGGTAAAGTGATTCGGGTTATCGTAGCCGACTGCCTGCGCGATCTGCGTGATCGAATAGGACGTATCGGTCAGCAGCGATTGGGCTTCGCCGATGCGCCGCTGTAAGCGGTATTGCATAGGTGCATACCCGGTTTCCTCCCGGAACAGATGGGCGGCATAATAGGGACTGACGCGAAAGGCTGCTGCCAAATCCGAAAGCGTGAACGGTTCGGTATAATGAGCATCCAAGTAGGCACGCATGGCGCGCACGATCTCGGTACGGTCGGAACGGTCGACCGCAACCGCTACCCGCTCATGCAGCAGTCCCCGCACCATCGCCAGCAGACTGCACAGCAAGCCGTCGGTGATGCGGCTGATATCGGGCTGGCCGCTTTGTATCGCCTGTTCCATCCATTCCATCACCAGACGCAGCTTAGGGAAAGTTTCACCGCTGGGCACACAGACTTCACCTGGCGTGAGCGCCAGCCGTCCCGCGGCCTGTCCTTTGAGCTGTAAGCCCGCAATCCCGCAGCAAAACAGTTCCATACCTTCGGGTACGGCAGCCCGCTCATCATGCAGGGAATTTTGATTGTAAATGATAAAATCCCCAGGATGCGTATGGTAGGTATGGGCATCCACACAATGGATTCCTTCCCCTTTGCAGACCAGCACCAGTTCGGTCACGTTGGTATGCTGATGCATGGACCGCGACCGTCCATCGGCACGCAAAACCGAGTGTGCAAAATACGCCATGCGCGGCAGCACGCCGCCCTCGTATAGGTCGGACAGCTCGCCGTGATGGGGAATGGCATAAATCTGCATCATTGTGTCAACACCTCATTTCTCTCTCCATGGTACCAGATGCCCTGGCATCCAGCAAGAGAGCATTTTGAACAAGGAGTCTTTCCGCATGGAAAAATCAATCATTCGCACCTGCAAGCTGGGAGCCTTCTTCCTTTCCGCTTGCACCAATCTGCTCGCGCCGCTGCTGCTCGCCATCCGCGCCGAGTTTTCGCTGAACACGGCTATGAGCGGCGCGCTGCTCACCGCCTTTTTTGCCGGAAACTTTGCCTTGTGCTTTTTCAGTGGACGGCTGCTCAATCGGTTCAGCAAAGGACACTGCCTGTGCGTTGCGGTCACGATCATGACGCTGTCGTGCTTTGGGGTCGCCGTTTCGCCTTCGTTCCCTGTCCTTTGGGCCGGACTCTTTCTCATGGGCGCCTGCACGATTGTTATGCAGGTAGCAACCAATGCCATCGCCACCGGACTGGCTCAGCAAGGCGCGGCCTCCCATGTGGCTGGCATCACGGCCTTCAACGGTCTGGGCGCCTGCGCCGGTCTGTTGTTTGCCGGACAGTGCGTATCCCTGGGCTTTAGCTGGCGGATGGTCTATATTCTGTTTGGTTTGTGCTCGATCGTAGCGACGGTTTTGTGCTGGAAAACCAAGTTCATTCCCATGCCGCAGCAAGATGCTGGCCATTTCCGCGATCTGTATACCCTGGTCAGCGATCGTCGTATTTTGCCGTTTTTCCTGTGCCTGCTGCTGTATTCGGGTTCGGAAACCTCGATTTGCAACTGGCTGGTCACCTATGCCGTGGAAAACCGCGGATTTACGACCTTTGCTGGTTCCATCCTGACCGCGCTCATCTGGCTGTTCGTTTTCGTCGGCCGGATGGCCTGCTCGGAAGCCTCCAAGCGTGTGCCGGCCCGGTGGATCTTGTCTGGTCTGATGCCGGTCGCAGCCGTGACCACACTGCTCATCCCGCAGCTTTCGCAAATCGGCATTTGGGCGGCCGTTGTGGTGCTCGGGCTGGCACTGTCGGGTATCTGGCCCATGCTTGCCAGCGAACTGCTGCGCATTGGCGGCTATGACCAATCGGTCACGCTGTCGACGGCGTTCCTGTTCAGCTTTTGCGGCAATACGGTCATCCCGTATGGGATCGGCCAAATCGCTGAATTTCAGACCATGCCCATCGCCATCTTGTCTATTGGCGGCATCTTTGCCGGACTGTTCTTCTTCTTCCTGTTTGCTGCACACCGGCCTTGTGTACGGAAGGTCTCCAACCAGTCTGGTTCCTAACATCATTTCCCATTTCCGACATTTTGCATAAAATAGTTGCATTTTTCACCAAAAAATTGTATTCTTTAATTAGTCCTAGGGGAGGACAAATGAAAAAGAAGGTGAAAAAATGAAGAAAAGAGTGGTTTCCTGTTTTCTCATGGTTTGTGTGCTGCTCAGCGTATGCTTGCCCAGCGCTGGCGCGCTCGATGTGCGGGCAGCATCCTACTTTGTCATGGATGCGCAGACCGGAGAAGAATTACTTTCTGATGATGCGGACGTAGCCCGCGTCCCGGCCAGTATGACCAAGGTCATGACGGCTTACATCATCTATCAGGAGCTCGAAAAGGGCACTTTGACCATGGATACTCCGGTGCTCATCAGCCACAATGTAGCGGTCAAATCGCGGGATTCCAATTACCCCATGGCGGTTCCGCTGACCGAAGGCGCGACCTATACGGTCGAAACGCTGCTCAATCTCATCATGATCCCCTCGGCCAGTGCTTCGTGCATTGCGATGGCCGAGCACATCAGCGGTACCGAAGCTGCCTTTGTGCAGCGCATGAACGCCACTGCACGGGAACTGGGCGTCACGGCGACTTATTACAACTGCCATGGTGCGCAGCCCAATTATGTCACCGCACGTTCGCAGGCCAAGCTGACCAAGCGGTTTATCGACGATTATCCGGCGATTCTGGATATCACCAGCAAGAGCGGCTATTCCTTCAATGGCCGGTATTATAACAATACCAACCATCTGCTCAACACCATGGGCCCCTACGAAGGTTTGGACGGCTTCAAAACCGGTACCATCTCCGCCGCTGGATATTGTGTGACCACGACCGCAGAGCGCAATGGCCGCCGTGTCATTTCTGTCGTTCTCAAATCGACCAGCGATGCACAGCGCTTCCGCGATTCACGGCAGCTTTTGGATTATGGCTTTGCCGAGATCGCCCGGCGGGATGCCGCACGTGCATCCACCGTCATTCAGTTGACCGATACCCCTGCTTCGGTTCGTCCGTATGAACCCTTCCAGGTATCCGCACAGCTGACCGGCTTCTCGAACGCCTATGTTGCCAAGGCACAATGGTACGTCAACGGCACCGCCGTCAGCGGATTCGGCAATTCCTATTTCCAGGCACAGCCGAATAAGGTATCTACCCTGGATACCACGCTGTATGACATGTCACGCGATACCGTAGATGTTTCCTTTATTTTGACCATGTTTGACGGCACCGAAAAGCGCGCCGATCTTTCCATCCCGGTCGAGCAGCAGCCGCTGGAATATCAGGGCAGCCTGAATATTCGCAGCGCCCAAGTGTATCCCGGTAAGGAACTGACCGTCACCGCCGACCTGTCCGGTGCAAACGACATTGCATCCGTTTCGCTCCCTGCCCGCTGGCAGTGGGATGGACAGGACATCACCGGCGCTGTCAATCCAGCATTCCAAATTACGAATGACCAGGCGCACAGTACCTATACCCTCCGCATTCCTGCGGATGCGCAGCCTGGCCAGCACGAGATCCGCTTTGTTGTCGGCGATGAATCGCTGACCGGCGTCGTGCCTTGTGTGCTTTCGGCTGTGGTCGAAGTCGTTGCCCCGGAACCGCAGGTAGAAGAAGTTCCGGATACTGACAGCGAACCCACGTCCGAAGACAATGAATCCGTTCCCCCAACCGAAACACCGGAGGAATAAAAAGAAATCGCCCATACCGAGAATGGACTGCCCCAGATTGTGCGGACAGTATAAAAAAGAGCCCTGGTAGGAAAGATTGAGTTTTAAGTGGAGAGGCGTCGCGTAAGCGGCGCTTCTCCAGTCTTTAGCTGGATGCGCTCATGGTTGTAAAAGTAGATGTAGCGGTCAATCATTTCATTGGCTTGCGAGAAGGTAGCCGGTTTGTGGCGGTAGATGCACTCTGTTTTGAGGATAGAGAAGAAATTTTCCGCCATAGCGTTGTCATAAGGATTTCCACGTCTTGACATAGATGGCGTAATGCCGTATGTTTGAGTTAGCTCAAAATATGCTTGTGAGGCGTACTGAGCACCCTGGTCGCTGTGGAGCTGCAACTCTGCAGCGGCCCTCTTTTTCTCTTGCTTCATTGCCAGACGAATGGTGTCCAGAACCAGATTCACCGTTTGTTCCGTTCCGGTTTTGTAAGCCACAATACTGTTGTCATAGAGATCCCGGATCATGGACAGGTACAGTACGCCCTGCTTAGTGTGGATGTAGGAGATGTCCGTTACCCATTTGCTGTTGGGCTTGTCGGCCTGAAACTGCCTGCTTAGCAGATTCTCGTACTTGTGGAGCTGCTGCCCCATCTGCTGCCATTTCCTGCGTCGGCGGATTTCTGAGAGCAGATCATATTTCTTCATAATCCGTAGCACTGTTTTTGGATTACAGAAAATATTCTGGTTCTTCAGCCATAGACACATCCGCCGGTAGCCGTAGGTGCGGAAGCTGCGTTCCCGCTGTTGTCCAATTAGTTCTGCAAGAGCTGCGTCCTTCTCCGGCTTACCAAGGCGATGGACGAAGGCATAGTATCCGCTTCTGGATACTCCAAAGAATTTGCACATAACTGCCACGGAATACTCTGCTCTGTGACGATATATAATGTGATATTTTACCTTTGCCCTCACTTCCTTCCTATGCAGTGCAGAAAATCCCGCAGCAGCCTATTCTCCATACGAAGTCGCTGGATCTCATGTGCCTGCTCGGTTATAATATCTCTTGGTGCGGCATTTGTTCTTGGCCGCCCTTGGGGCCGCGCAAGGATGCCAGCTTCTAACATACGTTCTTTCCTCCGTTCACGCTTAAGTAGACTTTTTATCACCTGCTTATCCTGAAAACCGTAATATTCTGCAACTTCCCGCTGGGTTTTCCCCGCTGCCAGCATAGCCTTGATTTCTGGCAACAGCACTTGAATGTGTGTGTATTTTCGTTTCTCCATGACAAAACCCCCTGATGTAGTCTATTTTCCTACATCAGGGGGTTTTTGTCACTGTCCATTTTTACTGGACCGGTTCAGAATGGTATGGGCGATTTCTTTTTTTTATAAAATGGGTGAAGTCTGCGGCTGCTGCCGGCCTTCCAGCCGGTCCCGCAGACAGTAAAGCGAAACGCTGAGATAAATGATCCCAAAGCTGCTGAGGATACCACACGTAAACAATCCGGCGATAAACCATGGCAGGTAGCTGGCCGTAAAGGCAATCATCTCCCGGCGCTGCCCGCGCAGCAAACGTGCCCCTTCCTTGGTGGCACGCCAAACGCCGATTTTCGGGTCATCCCGCAGAGCGGAATAACCCATCCAGTAGCTGGCTCCCAGGCCAGCTGCCGGCAACAGCATCAGACAATACACCAAAACGAGTACACCGATTGCGGTCATGACCATATTCCAATCGGCCGCATCGCCCAGCATGTTCAGGACGAAATACAGCGCAACCTCATACACGACCGTAGGCAGGATAACCAGCAGCAGCATGCGCACAAGCATGCACAGCATCATGCGAATGCCCCGAAATATCTCCCGGATGCTGCCCAGCGGTGCAAATAAACTTGCGATCTCGGGCGTCTCTCCACGCGCAATGCCAACGAAACAGTACTGCGTGCCCAGCATGATCGGACCCAAGATCACGATCTCACACACCAGATTGATCAGCAGCATCCGTATGATGCGCATGAGTCCGGCATCCAGCGGCAGCGCAGTCATGGTGCCGATGAACACAGCCGGCAGCATATATACCGCCACCGCCAGCACACACACCGGCAAACGGGAAAAGATTTTCATCTTTGCTTCCATTTTGATGGTGCGGCGCAGCGTATTGTCCAGTTTGATCATATTTTCTACATCCTTTATGGGGTTTCTGTGGTAGCCGGTGCTGTCGTGTCCGAAGTCGCCGGTTCGGTGGTCGCAGCCGGTCCAACCAGCACGATTTTATCCCGCTTTTTATAGTACGAATTGTTTGCCTTGGTGGTCGTGGAGGTACCGTTTTCGGTAACCGTCTTATAAGTCACGGTCTTGTAGCCGGTTGCACCGGTCTGCTGGGTTTCCCGGGTGCCCGGTGCCAGCGATGCATCGATCTTCTCAACGACTTCATAGTCCAGCGTTTCCAGAATTTCTGTTTTCAGCGTGACCTTTTTGTCCGAGGTCTTGGTACCCACAATATCGATGTACATTGCACCGCCCGACTGGGACGCTACAATCTTGATCGGATACTTGGTGTTATTCTTGAAACGGAAATCTGGGCCGCCCCACGATACGGTGGCATCTTCGCCCAACGGGGTGTAAGACACCGTCAGGCTGTGGTTATGACGCTCGGTCACTTCGAGGTCAGCGCGCAGGACTGCCATGTACAGCGTCGAAGAAGGCTGGCAGACACCGCCGCCGACTTCGTCGATCAGCTGACCGTTGGCATAAGCGCCAGCCGACCGGAAGCCACGTTCCGCGGTACGCTCGCCCACGACATTATTATACGAAAATTCTTCGCCCGGATTCAAAATCGTGCCATTGATATACTGGCAAGCCAACCGGACGTTATTGGTACGCGGTTTGTTGCCCTCGTTCAGGTTGGTCGATGTGCTGGCCAGCGTATCCCGGAACAGAACATCGGCCAGCTGGTCGGCAGAAACCTCTGCCGGTGTGCGAGTAATGGGGATCTCATAAGTCTGGGCGCTGCCATCGCCAACAATGGATTTTGCCTCCTCAACATCGAAGGATACCCCATCCACGCTGGGCACAATGGTTTTGCCATCCGATTTGTCCACCGTCGCATTTTTCGGCTGAGTCTGCGCTTCGGCTGCAATCTGGTCGACATCCACCGGCGCCGGGTCACTCGTTGTGACCTTGACCTCATACGGCTCAAAATCCATGGTACGGATTTTCTCGGTAATGGCTTTGGATACCACATCGCGGTCAAACGAAACACCGAGCTTGCCGGTATCGATGATCAACTTATCTCCTTCGACGGTCCAGCTAGGATTGACCGGCTCGGTCAGGGCTTCAGAAGCGATCTCATCCAGGCGAGCGGTCAGAGCTTCGTCATCGACGCTGACCGACAGCGGCGCTTCGCCCTGCCCGACCAGCGCGGACAAAGTATGCCCTACCCGCGTGAACAGACCGCCTTCGTGGGTATAGTCATAGGCTTCCTGAGCCGACTGCTTGCTGTCCATACCGGTCGTGACCGATGCAATATCGATGGTATAGTCCTTATCATAGATGGTAAGCGTAATGGCCTTGCCATCGAGCAACTGGCTGCTCGCCTGGTCAATTTCTTTTTGCGCTTCTGTCAGCGACATGCCGCCGACCTTGACCGCTCCGGCCTGCATCCCAAAATGGATGCCGCTGTATCCGTAAGTATACCCCAGGGTGCCGCCTGCCAACACAACAATTATGGCACCGGCAATTGCAGCAATTTTTTTCCAGGGCGTATTCTTCCCACTTTTTTGCTTCTTTTCACTTTTCTTTTTGCGGCTGCGGGAAGTGCTCCGCTTTTTTTCGGGCATAGCATCCGCCAACGCCGCCGAAACACCATGTCCAGCCGGCACCAGATTTTCAAACGCCGACATCGGCTCGAACATGGGCTCCTCTTCCCGGAACGAAGGCTCAGCGGAAGACCCCGCCAGGTCATGTGCCGATTCCTCATCCCGCGCGCGCAGCAGCGCGTCCAAGGCATGATTGCCCGTACTTTCTTTGCCGTTCATTTCTTGTAAGATGTCTTCCAACGAGCGATCGGCGGAAGACCCTTCTTGTCGTTTCTCCATCGTCTATCCTAATCCTCTCTGTAAAATGGCCTCAAACATCTGTATTCCTTATTGTATGACATTTTCCGTCGAATTACAACAACAATTAAGCAACATAAAGGCGCACATCCCCTTATGCAGAAGGATATGCGCCGTGCTGTTAAAAAATGAGCTGGAGTTTGGAAGCCGTTTTGCAGCAAGGCAACGTATTATACATTAAAACGGAACAAAACAACGTCGCCGTCCTGCATCACGTATTCTTTGCCTTCCGAACGCACCAGGCCCTTTTCGCGCGCTGCGGCCAGCGAACCACAAGCCATCAGGTCATCGTAAGAAACCACTTCGGCACGGATGAAACCGCGTTCGAAGTCGGTATGGATCTTACCAGCTGCCTGCGGTGCCTTGGTTCCCTTTTCGATCGTCCAGGCGCGCACTTCCTGCTCGCCAGCGGTCAAATAGCTCATCAGGCCCAGCAGGTCATAGCATACGCGAATCAGACGGTCCAGACCGGATTCTTCCAGGCCCAGTTCGCTCAGGAACATCTGCTTTTCGTCTTCTTCCAGCGTTGCGATATCCTCTTCCAGCTTGGCACAGATGGGCAGTACCATCGCGCCTTCGGCGTCGGCAATCGCCTGTACCGCTGCCAAACGGGCATTTTCGGTCTGGTCGCCGGTAAAGCCGGCTTCGTCCATATTGGCGGCATAGATGACCTTTTTTGCGGTCAGCAGGTCGCTTTCCTTCATGACACGCTGTACGTCTTCATCATCGGTAAAGCCCGGGAAAGTGCGGGCAGTTTTGCCCTCTTCCAGATGTGCCTTGAGCTTTTCCAGAATCTCGACGTCCAGATTCAGTTTTTTGTCGGCCTTTGCGGCCTTGCGGGTACGGTCCAGACGGCGCTCCAAATGCTCGATATCGGACAAAATGAGCTCCAAATTGATGGTTTCGATATCGCGTCCGGGGTCGACCGAACCTTCTACATGTACGATGTTGTCGTTATCAAAGCAGCGCACCACGTGTACCACAGCGTCGACTTCGCGGATATGGCTCAGGAACTTATTGCCCAAACCTTCCCCCTTGCTTGCGCCGCGCACCAGGCCAGCGATGTCTACAAATTCGACGACCGCAGGCGTGGTCCTTTTCGCATGGTACAGGTCGGTCAACGGCTGCAACCGGTAGTCCGGTACCGCGACCATACCAACGTTGGGGTCAATGGTGCAAAACGGATAGTTTGCGCTTTCTGCGCCCGCGTTGGTAATCGCGTTGAACAGGGTGGATTTGCCCACGTTGGGCAAGCCGACAATACCTAACTTCATATATCTGTGCATCTCCTTTATGAATCCTTATGGGGCGTTTTCCGTTGTCCGCCCTTTTGAAACCCGAACGCCGTTTGTCACGGTCGTTTCCGGGTATTTGGTCCTTATTTTAAATGGTCCCCTCTTTTTCAGATGGTGGCTTCCTGCTCATTTCGTCAGAAACCACTGGAATATGACCATTATAGCAGATTGGTTTGCTTCTCTCAAGGGCTTTTGTCACAGAATCCATACAAAAAAGACGCTGGAAATCCAGCGTCTTTTGCTGTTTATGGGGTTTCTGTGCCAAAGGACACATATAATTCCGGATTGACCGCCACGCCATTGTAATGCACTTCAAAATGCACGTGGGGGCCTGTGCTATTTCCGGTATTGCCGGAAAGCGCGATCTGACGGCCCTTGGTCACCGTGTCGCCAACATTCACAAGCAATGCGCTGTTGTGTGCATAGAGTGTTTTCAGACCATTTTGATGGTCAATGATGATATAGTTGCCATAGCTGTCCGACCATTCGGAAACAATGACCTTGCCATTGTCGGCCGCATAGACCGGCGTGCCTTCCGATACCGCCAGATCGACACCCTTGTGCCAGCGGCCATTGCGGAATTTAAACGCCGAGGTAAACCGGTATTCGGTCACCGGAGCGATCAATGTGCCGGTACCAATATCCGAACCGCCTGTGCCGACCGCGACCACAGCATCGGTCGCTTGCGTCAGGATAGCACGGCTGACAACCGTGCGCTGGGTCTCCACACCATTGAGCGTAACGACCTGCTCTTGGACCGAAGCTTCGCCATCCTGGCCGACCTGCATGGTCTTGGTGGAGTATTGTGCCAGCTGATCGTTTTCCACCATTTGTGTCGAATACGGAATGGGCTCGGTATAGGTCTGCGTGCTGTACACTTCGACATCTAAAAGCCCTTCCTCCGTGATCTGCTGCTTGAGATCTTCAGCAGAAACTTCGGCATCCGCCGGAGCCGGAGAAAGCGTCACATTCACATTTTCCACAAAACGTGCATGGTCGCTGTCGTTGGACTTATAAACATCCAGCAGGCTATCCAGCATATCCTGCACATCTTCCAGCGAACGGCAGGCGCCCACAGTTTCTCCATTGACGGTCAGTACGGCCATTCGTTCGAGATCGTCCGATGCCTCTGCGAGCGAAGACACCATATCATCGACCGAACTGGTCTTGCCCTTGAGCATCAGAGCCGACTGATACGACAGTTCGTCATCAAACGAGTACGCCACACCAAATTGCGACTCCATGCTGGTTTCCAGCAAGTTGGCAGCCAACTGCACCGACGACGCATCATTCACATAGCCAATCGTCTGCCCATTGAGGGTGACTTTCAAGCACGGCTGCAATGCTGCTGCCATGGGAACGGCGAACAGGCCCACAAAGCAGATGGCCGCTGCCAGCAACCGCGGCGGCTTTGGAATCTTGGGCAGCCCCGCCAGACGCACGGCAGTATGGAATCGAATGGTATCCAGCCGCACTTTGATGCGCTTCCCGAACGAAGTTTGCGGGCGAGGAAGTGCGATTTTCTTTAATTTTTTTGTTTTGGTCAAAGGAAAAGCCATGAGATAGACGGTCGTTCCTTTCCATGATAAAGATTACAAAATGTTTACAAAATATATGATACGCTGTATGGGTGAAATTGTCAAGGGTCCTTCTGTGAAGAAATTACGAACTTTTTGCAGCATCTTTGTAGCATAAAATCCAGAATCAAAAACGTCCGCGCTCTGCCCCATTATGCCGGCAGCATGGCCTCGATCATCTGATTTAGCTGCTCGGTTTCCAGATACCCTGGCCAGCCCAGCAGCACTTCTCCTTCCGCCGAAACGAACAGGGTTGCCGGGAATCCGCTTACCCCGCAGGAGATAACCGCTTCCATCTCGGTATCAAAATAAACCGGGAAGGTATACCCGTTGTCGGCAATGTACTGTTTGCCGGCTTCCACGGTTTCCTGCTTGCCGTCCGCGGCATCGATCATCACAAAGTTGATCTGATCGCCATAGCTTTCATACGCCGCCTGAAAATCCGGCAATTCTTTTTTGCAATAGCCGCACCAAGTGGCCCAGAAATTGATGATCGTCGGTTTGCCGAGCAACGCGCTGCTTTCCACCGGATTGCCTTCGGCATCGAGCACGGTAAAGTCCGGCAGCATGACCGCTTCTTCCTCCGACGAGGTGCTGCTTTTCTCCTCGGCCTGAGAAACCAGCTGCTCAGACTGCTGTTTGGACAGGAGCGAATATCCTACCCCGGCCAGCACCAACACCACGACCAGCAAGCCGATCCATATAATTGTTTTTTTCATATCCTTTCTCCTTTAGTTCCCGAGAAAAGCCAGCAGGCGTCCCATCCATCCGGCCATCATCATCAGGCCGATGAACACCAGAAACCCGCCGCAAACCCGGTTGATGATCTGATAATGCTGTTTGATCCATTGGAATGCGCCCTTGAGCGAATCAATGATGAGCGCACTGACCAAAAAGGGGATGCCCAGTCCCAAAGAGTAACACAGCAGCATCAAAATCCCCTGTACGGCCGAACCGTGCTGGGAAGCCAGCAGCAGTGCCGAACCCAAAAAGGCGCCCACGCAGGGCGTCCATCCAATCGAAAACACCAAGCCAAACAGCATGGACGGGAAAAAGCCATGCCCTGCCGGACTGATCTGCAAGCGCATAGTACGCTCCAAAAAGCCCAGGCGCAGGACGCCCATAAAAGATAGGCCAAAGACGATCACAATAGCGCCCGTTACCAGGTTGACCGCCGTTTGATGAGTGCGCAGCAGATTGCCCACGCTACCGGCCAGGCCGCCCAGTGCCAGGAACATCACGGTAAACCCTGCGACGAATCCAAGCGCTCCGCGCAGCGTTTGCGTGCGTGAGGCCTGTCCGCCGGCAAAGTAGGATAAATAAATCGGTAGCATGGGCAGCAAACAGGGGGAGATAAATGTAATAACCCCTTCCAGAAAAACGATCAGGTATTGCATAGGTCCTCCTTACATCCCGGAAATTGCGTTCCCTTTTGTACCGGGGTGTGGTATAATAAAACCACGAGATTCCCCATTTTTTCCGGGATGATACCAGCATACCATGAGGTGAGCCAAATGTCTAATGTAATTATTGTGGGCGGCGGTCCGGCCGGGATCTCTGCTGCTCTTTATACCGTGCGGGCCGGATTGGATACCACCATCATCTACAACGGCGTCGGCGCACTGGCCAAAGCACATGCAATCGAAAATTATTATGGCTTTGCCTTGCCGGTATCCGGCGAAGCGCTAGCCATGTCCGGTCTGGAACAGGCCCGCCGGCTGGGCGCCCGCATCATTCAA of the Intestinibacillus sp. Marseille-P6563 genome contains:
- a CDS encoding VanW family protein, coding for MEKRQEGSSADRSLEDILQEMNGKESTGNHALDALLRARDEESAHDLAGSSAEPSFREEEPMFEPMSAFENLVPAGHGVSAALADAMPEKKRSTSRSRKKKSEKKQKSGKNTPWKKIAAIAGAIIVVLAGGTLGYTYGYSGIHFGMQAGAVKVGGMSLTEAQKEIDQASSQLLDGKAITLTIYDKDYTIDIASVTTGMDSKQSAQEAYDYTHEGGLFTRVGHTLSALVGQGEAPLSVSVDDEALTARLDEIASEALTEPVNPSWTVEGDKLIIDTGKLGVSFDRDVVSKAITEKIRTMDFEPYEVKVTTSDPAPVDVDQIAAEAQTQPKNATVDKSDGKTIVPSVDGVSFDVEEAKSIVGDGSAQTYEIPITRTPAEVSADQLADVLFRDTLASTSTNLNEGNKPRTNNVRLACQYINGTILNPGEEFSYNNVVGERTAERGFRSAGAYANGQLIDEVGGGVCQPSSTLYMAVLRADLEVTERHNHSLTVSYTPLGEDATVSWGGPDFRFKNNTKYPIKIVASQSGGAMYIDIVGTKTSDKKVTLKTEILETLDYEVVEKIDASLAPGTRETQQTGATGYKTVTYKTVTENGTSTTTKANNSYYKKRDKIVLVGPAATTEPATSDTTAPATTETP
- a CDS encoding AraC family transcriptional regulator, whose amino-acid sequence is MMQIYAIPHHGELSDLYEGGVLPRMAYFAHSVLRADGRSRSMHQHTNVTELVLVCKGEGIHCVDAHTYHTHPGDFIIYNQNSLHDERAAVPEGMELFCCGIAGLQLKGQAAGRLALTPGEVCVPSGETFPKLRLVMEWMEQAIQSGQPDISRITDGLLCSLLAMVRGLLHERVAVAVDRSDRTEIVRAMRAYLDAHYTEPFTLSDLAAAFRVSPYYAAHLFREETGYAPMQYRLQRRIGEAQSLLTDTSYSITQIAQAVGYDNPNHFTQRFTKVVGVSPRQFRRQSVSQSSFPERHTEYTADDWKIHSQDCENHG
- a CDS encoding MFS transporter; translation: MEKSIIRTCKLGAFFLSACTNLLAPLLLAIRAEFSLNTAMSGALLTAFFAGNFALCFFSGRLLNRFSKGHCLCVAVTIMTLSCFGVAVSPSFPVLWAGLFLMGACTIVMQVATNAIATGLAQQGAASHVAGITAFNGLGACAGLLFAGQCVSLGFSWRMVYILFGLCSIVATVLCWKTKFIPMPQQDAGHFRDLYTLVSDRRILPFFLCLLLYSGSETSICNWLVTYAVENRGFTTFAGSILTALIWLFVFVGRMACSEASKRVPARWILSGLMPVAAVTTLLIPQLSQIGIWAAVVVLGLALSGIWPMLASELLRIGGYDQSVTLSTAFLFSFCGNTVIPYGIGQIAEFQTMPIAILSIGGIFAGLFFFFLFAAHRPCVRKVSNQSGS
- a CDS encoding DUF975 family protein, whose amino-acid sequence is MIKLDNTLRRTIKMEAKMKIFSRLPVCVLAVAVYMLPAVFIGTMTALPLDAGLMRIIRMLLINLVCEIVILGPIMLGTQYCFVGIARGETPEIASLFAPLGSIREIFRGIRMMLCMLVRMLLLVILPTVVYEVALYFVLNMLGDAADWNMVMTAIGVLVLVYCLMLLPAAGLGASYWMGYSALRDDPKIGVWRATKEGARLLRGQRREMIAFTASYLPWFIAGLFTCGILSSFGIIYLSVSLYCLRDRLEGRQQPQTSPIL
- a CDS encoding D-alanyl-D-alanine carboxypeptidase family protein: MKKRVVSCFLMVCVLLSVCLPSAGALDVRAASYFVMDAQTGEELLSDDADVARVPASMTKVMTAYIIYQELEKGTLTMDTPVLISHNVAVKSRDSNYPMAVPLTEGATYTVETLLNLIMIPSASASCIAMAEHISGTEAAFVQRMNATARELGVTATYYNCHGAQPNYVTARSQAKLTKRFIDDYPAILDITSKSGYSFNGRYYNNTNHLLNTMGPYEGLDGFKTGTISAAGYCVTTTAERNGRRVISVVLKSTSDAQRFRDSRQLLDYGFAEIARRDAARASTVIQLTDTPASVRPYEPFQVSAQLTGFSNAYVAKAQWYVNGTAVSGFGNSYFQAQPNKVSTLDTTLYDMSRDTVDVSFILTMFDGTEKRADLSIPVEQQPLEYQGSLNIRSAQVYPGKELTVTADLSGANDIASVSLPARWQWDGQDITGAVNPAFQITNDQAHSTYTLRIPADAQPGQHEIRFVVGDESLTGVVPCVLSAVVEVVAPEPQVEEVPDTDSEPTSEDNESVPPTETPEE
- a CDS encoding IS3 family transposase, which produces MAVMCKFFGVSRSGYYAFVHRLGKPEKDAALAELIGQQRERSFRTYGYRRMCLWLKNQNIFCNPKTVLRIMKKYDLLSEIRRRRKWQQMGQQLHKYENLLSRQFQADKPNSKWVTDISYIHTKQGVLYLSMIRDLYDNSIVAYKTGTEQTVNLVLDTIRLAMKQEKKRAAAELQLHSDQGAQYASQAYFELTQTYGITPSMSRRGNPYDNAMAENFFSILKTECIYRHKPATFSQANEMIDRYIYFYNHERIQLKTGEAPLTRRLST
- a CDS encoding imidazolonepropionase; translated protein: MEKRKYTHIQVLLPEIKAMLAAGKTQREVAEYYGFQDKQVIKSLLKRERRKERMLEAGILARPQGRPRTNAAPRDIITEQAHEIQRLRMENRLLRDFLHCIGRK